A stretch of the Malus sylvestris chromosome 10, drMalSylv7.2, whole genome shotgun sequence genome encodes the following:
- the LOC126586579 gene encoding uncharacterized protein At4g06744-like isoform X27 — MGAFSFISSLLISTLLVHLCLYHCKVEALEIIIGGGGGASPPVPFPKYQDCPPPPPPPCPPPPPSPQPPPPSPPSPQPPPPPPPSPQPSPPPPPSPKPSPPPPPSPQTSPPPPPSPQPSPPPPPSPQHSPPPPAPPPPPSPQPVLPPPPPPSPQPSPLPPSPGPFDSDRIKIAYYVIKKFVAKIKSDPRGFAKTWQGANVCKYKGFVCAVHPVYKKRAVSGLDINGAMFEGFNNKLPLRGFLDELPDLVFYHANSNNFTGSVPVNPAMLRYFYELDLSNNKLTGRFPYEVLRAKNLTFLDLRFNFFTGPVPAQVFDLGVDVLFLNNNNFTKQIPDNLGSSPAHYFTFANNKFTGPIPRSIGQASKTLYEVLFLGNKLSGCLPYEIGYLKQATVFDVSSNYLRGPIPASFACLAKIVYLNLAKNKFYGPVPEMVCKLSTLGNLSLADNYFTVVGPECQKLVNRKILDVSKNCILGQPNQRTKMECATFFSKPRKCPNEKEMTYIPCKRPYSGSNEKKTDHLPRAPLSYGTLIPHRL, encoded by the exons ATGGGTGCCttctctttcatttcttcacTTTTGATCTCAACATTGTTGGTGCATTTATGTTTGTACCATTGTAAGGTTGAAGCCTTGGAGATAATCATAGGTGGAGGAGGAGGTGCCAGCCCTCCTGTTCCTTTCCCCAAATACCAAGACTGTcctcctccccctccccctccaTGCCCACCGCCGCCTCCATCACCACAGCCTCCACCACCGTCGCCTCCATCACCACAGCCTCCACCACCGCCGC CTCCATCACCACAGCCTTCACCACCACCGCCTCCATCACCAAAACCTTCACCACCGCCGCCTCCATCACCACAGACTTCACCACCACCGCCTCCATCACCACAGCCTTCACCACCGCCGCCTCCATCACCACAGCATTCACCACCGCCACCTGCTCCCCCTCCCCCTCCAAGCCCACAGCCAGTGCTGCCACCACCGCCGCCTCCATCACCACAGCCTTCACCGCTGCCACCTTCCCCCGGCCCCTTTGACAGCGACCGAATTAAAATTGCCTACTATGTGATTAAGAAGTTCGTAGCCAAAATCAAGTCCGACCCAAGGGGCTTCGCAAAGACATGGCAAGGTGCGAACGTTTGCAAATACAAGGGCTTTGTCTGCGCCGTTCATCCTGTCTACAAGAAGAGAGCAGTCTCCGGTTTAGACATCAACGGGGCTATGTTCGAAGGTTTCAACAATAAACTTCCACTCCGTGGCTTCCTTGACGAGTTACCAGACTTGGTGTTTTATCATGCAAACTCCAACAACTTCACAGGCTCAGTCCCGGTAAACCCTGCCATGCTTCGATACTTCTACGAGCTCGATCTCAGCAACAACAAGCTAACTGGAAGGTTTCCGTACGAAGTTTTAAGAGCAAAAAATTTGACATTTTTGGACCTCCGGTTCAACTTCTTTACCGGTCCTGTCCCAGCCCAAGTCTTCGACCTAGGAGTTGATGTGCTCttcctcaacaacaacaatttcaCTAAGCAGATCCCTGACAATCTTGGCTCCTCACCTGCCCATTACTTCACTTTTGCCAACAACAAATTCACCGGTCCGATCCCAAGAAGCATTGGCCAAGCATCCAAAACTCTTTATGAAGTTCTCTTCCTTGGGAACAAACTTTCAG GATGTCTGCCATACGAAATTGGGTACCTTAAACAGGCCACCGTGTTCGATGTAAGTTCCAACTACTTAAGAGGCCCAATACCAGCCTCGTTTGCTTGCTTGGCCAAGATAGTGTATCTAAACTTAGCCAAGAACAAGTTCTACGGACCCGTGCCTGAGATGGTGTGCAAGTTGTCTACCCTGGGGAACTTGTCTTTGGCAGACAACTATTTCACTGTGGTCGGTCCAGAGTGCCAGAAATTGGTTAATAGAAAGATACTTGATGTTAGTAAGAACTGCATTTTGGGCCAACCAAATCAGAGAACAAAGATGGAATGTGCTACTTTCTTCTCCAAGCCTAGAAAGTGTCCCAACGAGAAGGAGATGACTTACATTCCTTGTAAAAGGCCGTATTCAGGTTCAAATGAGAAGAAGACCGATCATCTGCCACGAGCTCCACTATCATATGGTACTCTTATACCACATAGGCTTTGA
- the LOC126586579 gene encoding uncharacterized protein At4g06744-like isoform X30 has translation MGAFSFISSLLISTLLVHLCLYHCKVEALEIIIGGGGGASPPVPFPKYQDCPPPPPPPCPPPPPSPQPPPPSPPSPQPPPPPPPPSPQPSPPPPPSPQTSPPPPPSPQPSPPPPPSPQHSPPPPAPPPPPSPQPVLPPPPPPSPQPSPLPPSPGPFDSDRIKIAYYVIKKFVAKIKSDPRGFAKTWQGANVCKYKGFVCAVHPVYKKRAVSGLDINGAMFEGFNNKLPLRGFLDELPDLVFYHANSNNFTGSVPVNPAMLRYFYELDLSNNKLTGRFPYEVLRAKNLTFLDLRFNFFTGPVPAQVFDLGVDVLFLNNNNFTKQIPDNLGSSPAHYFTFANNKFTGPIPRSIGQASKTLYEVLFLGNKLSGCLPYEIGYLKQATVFDVSSNYLRGPIPASFACLAKIVYLNLAKNKFYGPVPEMVCKLSTLGNLSLADNYFTVVGPECQKLVNRKILDVSKNCILGQPNQRTKMECATFFSKPRKCPNEKEMTYIPCKRPYSGSNEKKTDHLPRAPLSYGTLIPHRL, from the exons ATGGGTGCCttctctttcatttcttcacTTTTGATCTCAACATTGTTGGTGCATTTATGTTTGTACCATTGTAAGGTTGAAGCCTTGGAGATAATCATAGGTGGAGGAGGAGGTGCCAGCCCTCCTGTTCCTTTCCCCAAATACCAAGACTGTcctcctccccctccccctccaTGCCCACCGCCGCCTCCATCACCACAGCCTCCACCACCGTCGCCTCCATCACCACAGCCTCCACCACCGCCGC CGCCTCCATCACCACAGC CTTCACCACCGCCGCCTCCATCACCACAGACTTCACCACCACCGCCTCCATCACCACAGCCTTCACCACCGCCGCCTCCATCACCACAGCATTCACCACCGCCACCTGCTCCCCCTCCCCCTCCAAGCCCACAGCCAGTGCTGCCACCACCGCCGCCTCCATCACCACAGCCTTCACCGCTGCCACCTTCCCCCGGCCCCTTTGACAGCGACCGAATTAAAATTGCCTACTATGTGATTAAGAAGTTCGTAGCCAAAATCAAGTCCGACCCAAGGGGCTTCGCAAAGACATGGCAAGGTGCGAACGTTTGCAAATACAAGGGCTTTGTCTGCGCCGTTCATCCTGTCTACAAGAAGAGAGCAGTCTCCGGTTTAGACATCAACGGGGCTATGTTCGAAGGTTTCAACAATAAACTTCCACTCCGTGGCTTCCTTGACGAGTTACCAGACTTGGTGTTTTATCATGCAAACTCCAACAACTTCACAGGCTCAGTCCCGGTAAACCCTGCCATGCTTCGATACTTCTACGAGCTCGATCTCAGCAACAACAAGCTAACTGGAAGGTTTCCGTACGAAGTTTTAAGAGCAAAAAATTTGACATTTTTGGACCTCCGGTTCAACTTCTTTACCGGTCCTGTCCCAGCCCAAGTCTTCGACCTAGGAGTTGATGTGCTCttcctcaacaacaacaatttcaCTAAGCAGATCCCTGACAATCTTGGCTCCTCACCTGCCCATTACTTCACTTTTGCCAACAACAAATTCACCGGTCCGATCCCAAGAAGCATTGGCCAAGCATCCAAAACTCTTTATGAAGTTCTCTTCCTTGGGAACAAACTTTCAG GATGTCTGCCATACGAAATTGGGTACCTTAAACAGGCCACCGTGTTCGATGTAAGTTCCAACTACTTAAGAGGCCCAATACCAGCCTCGTTTGCTTGCTTGGCCAAGATAGTGTATCTAAACTTAGCCAAGAACAAGTTCTACGGACCCGTGCCTGAGATGGTGTGCAAGTTGTCTACCCTGGGGAACTTGTCTTTGGCAGACAACTATTTCACTGTGGTCGGTCCAGAGTGCCAGAAATTGGTTAATAGAAAGATACTTGATGTTAGTAAGAACTGCATTTTGGGCCAACCAAATCAGAGAACAAAGATGGAATGTGCTACTTTCTTCTCCAAGCCTAGAAAGTGTCCCAACGAGAAGGAGATGACTTACATTCCTTGTAAAAGGCCGTATTCAGGTTCAAATGAGAAGAAGACCGATCATCTGCCACGAGCTCCACTATCATATGGTACTCTTATACCACATAGGCTTTGA
- the LOC126586579 gene encoding uncharacterized protein At4g06744-like isoform X15, which yields MGAFSFISSLLISTLLVHLCLYHCKVEALEIIIGGGGGASPPVPFPKYQDCPPPPPPPCPPPPPSPQPPPPSPPSPQPPPPPPPPSPQPSPPPPPSPQPSPPPPPSPKPSPPPPPSPQTSPPPPPSPQPSPPPPPSPQHSPPPPAPPPPPSPQPVLPPPPPPSPQPSPLPPSPGPFDSDRIKIAYYVIKKFVAKIKSDPRGFAKTWQGANVCKYKGFVCAVHPVYKKRAVSGLDINGAMFEGFNNKLPLRGFLDELPDLVFYHANSNNFTGSVPVNPAMLRYFYELDLSNNKLTGRFPYEVLRAKNLTFLDLRFNFFTGPVPAQVFDLGVDVLFLNNNNFTKQIPDNLGSSPAHYFTFANNKFTGPIPRSIGQASKTLYEVLFLGNKLSGCLPYEIGYLKQATVFDVSSNYLRGPIPASFACLAKIVYLNLAKNKFYGPVPEMVCKLSTLGNLSLADNYFTVVGPECQKLVNRKILDVSKNCILGQPNQRTKMECATFFSKPRKCPNEKEMTYIPCKRPYSGSNEKKTDHLPRAPLSYGTLIPHRL from the exons ATGGGTGCCttctctttcatttcttcacTTTTGATCTCAACATTGTTGGTGCATTTATGTTTGTACCATTGTAAGGTTGAAGCCTTGGAGATAATCATAGGTGGAGGAGGAGGTGCCAGCCCTCCTGTTCCTTTCCCCAAATACCAAGACTGTcctcctccccctccccctccaTGCCCACCGCCGCCTCCATCACCACAGCCTCCACCACCGTCGCCTCCATCACCACAGCCTCCACCACCGCCGC CGCCTCCATCACCACAGCCTTCACCACCGCCACCTCCATCACCACAGCCTTCACCACCACCGCCTCCATCACCAAAACCTTCACCACCGCCGCCTCCATCACCACAGACTTCACCACCACCGCCTCCATCACCACAGCCTTCACCACCGCCGCCTCCATCACCACAGCATTCACCACCGCCACCTGCTCCCCCTCCCCCTCCAAGCCCACAGCCAGTGCTGCCACCACCGCCGCCTCCATCACCACAGCCTTCACCGCTGCCACCTTCCCCCGGCCCCTTTGACAGCGACCGAATTAAAATTGCCTACTATGTGATTAAGAAGTTCGTAGCCAAAATCAAGTCCGACCCAAGGGGCTTCGCAAAGACATGGCAAGGTGCGAACGTTTGCAAATACAAGGGCTTTGTCTGCGCCGTTCATCCTGTCTACAAGAAGAGAGCAGTCTCCGGTTTAGACATCAACGGGGCTATGTTCGAAGGTTTCAACAATAAACTTCCACTCCGTGGCTTCCTTGACGAGTTACCAGACTTGGTGTTTTATCATGCAAACTCCAACAACTTCACAGGCTCAGTCCCGGTAAACCCTGCCATGCTTCGATACTTCTACGAGCTCGATCTCAGCAACAACAAGCTAACTGGAAGGTTTCCGTACGAAGTTTTAAGAGCAAAAAATTTGACATTTTTGGACCTCCGGTTCAACTTCTTTACCGGTCCTGTCCCAGCCCAAGTCTTCGACCTAGGAGTTGATGTGCTCttcctcaacaacaacaatttcaCTAAGCAGATCCCTGACAATCTTGGCTCCTCACCTGCCCATTACTTCACTTTTGCCAACAACAAATTCACCGGTCCGATCCCAAGAAGCATTGGCCAAGCATCCAAAACTCTTTATGAAGTTCTCTTCCTTGGGAACAAACTTTCAG GATGTCTGCCATACGAAATTGGGTACCTTAAACAGGCCACCGTGTTCGATGTAAGTTCCAACTACTTAAGAGGCCCAATACCAGCCTCGTTTGCTTGCTTGGCCAAGATAGTGTATCTAAACTTAGCCAAGAACAAGTTCTACGGACCCGTGCCTGAGATGGTGTGCAAGTTGTCTACCCTGGGGAACTTGTCTTTGGCAGACAACTATTTCACTGTGGTCGGTCCAGAGTGCCAGAAATTGGTTAATAGAAAGATACTTGATGTTAGTAAGAACTGCATTTTGGGCCAACCAAATCAGAGAACAAAGATGGAATGTGCTACTTTCTTCTCCAAGCCTAGAAAGTGTCCCAACGAGAAGGAGATGACTTACATTCCTTGTAAAAGGCCGTATTCAGGTTCAAATGAGAAGAAGACCGATCATCTGCCACGAGCTCCACTATCATATGGTACTCTTATACCACATAGGCTTTGA
- the LOC126586579 gene encoding uncharacterized protein At4g06744-like isoform X35: MGAFSFISSLLISTLLVHLCLYHCKVEALEIIIGGGGGASPPVPFPKYQDCPPPPPPPCPPPPPSPQPPPPSPPSPQPPPPPPPSPQQTSPPPPPSPQPSPPPPPSPQHSPPPPAPPPPPSPQPVLPPPPPPSPQPSPLPPSPGPFDSDRIKIAYYVIKKFVAKIKSDPRGFAKTWQGANVCKYKGFVCAVHPVYKKRAVSGLDINGAMFEGFNNKLPLRGFLDELPDLVFYHANSNNFTGSVPVNPAMLRYFYELDLSNNKLTGRFPYEVLRAKNLTFLDLRFNFFTGPVPAQVFDLGVDVLFLNNNNFTKQIPDNLGSSPAHYFTFANNKFTGPIPRSIGQASKTLYEVLFLGNKLSGCLPYEIGYLKQATVFDVSSNYLRGPIPASFACLAKIVYLNLAKNKFYGPVPEMVCKLSTLGNLSLADNYFTVVGPECQKLVNRKILDVSKNCILGQPNQRTKMECATFFSKPRKCPNEKEMTYIPCKRPYSGSNEKKTDHLPRAPLSYGTLIPHRL, translated from the exons ATGGGTGCCttctctttcatttcttcacTTTTGATCTCAACATTGTTGGTGCATTTATGTTTGTACCATTGTAAGGTTGAAGCCTTGGAGATAATCATAGGTGGAGGAGGAGGTGCCAGCCCTCCTGTTCCTTTCCCCAAATACCAAGACTGTcctcctccccctccccctccaTGCCCACCGCCGCCTCCATCACCACAGCCTCCACCACCGTCGCCTCCATCACCACAGCCTCCACCACCGCCGCCTCCATCACCACAGC AGACTTCACCACCACCGCCTCCATCACCACAGCCTTCACCACCGCCGCCTCCATCACCACAGCATTCACCACCGCCACCTGCTCCCCCTCCCCCTCCAAGCCCACAGCCAGTGCTGCCACCACCGCCGCCTCCATCACCACAGCCTTCACCGCTGCCACCTTCCCCCGGCCCCTTTGACAGCGACCGAATTAAAATTGCCTACTATGTGATTAAGAAGTTCGTAGCCAAAATCAAGTCCGACCCAAGGGGCTTCGCAAAGACATGGCAAGGTGCGAACGTTTGCAAATACAAGGGCTTTGTCTGCGCCGTTCATCCTGTCTACAAGAAGAGAGCAGTCTCCGGTTTAGACATCAACGGGGCTATGTTCGAAGGTTTCAACAATAAACTTCCACTCCGTGGCTTCCTTGACGAGTTACCAGACTTGGTGTTTTATCATGCAAACTCCAACAACTTCACAGGCTCAGTCCCGGTAAACCCTGCCATGCTTCGATACTTCTACGAGCTCGATCTCAGCAACAACAAGCTAACTGGAAGGTTTCCGTACGAAGTTTTAAGAGCAAAAAATTTGACATTTTTGGACCTCCGGTTCAACTTCTTTACCGGTCCTGTCCCAGCCCAAGTCTTCGACCTAGGAGTTGATGTGCTCttcctcaacaacaacaatttcaCTAAGCAGATCCCTGACAATCTTGGCTCCTCACCTGCCCATTACTTCACTTTTGCCAACAACAAATTCACCGGTCCGATCCCAAGAAGCATTGGCCAAGCATCCAAAACTCTTTATGAAGTTCTCTTCCTTGGGAACAAACTTTCAG GATGTCTGCCATACGAAATTGGGTACCTTAAACAGGCCACCGTGTTCGATGTAAGTTCCAACTACTTAAGAGGCCCAATACCAGCCTCGTTTGCTTGCTTGGCCAAGATAGTGTATCTAAACTTAGCCAAGAACAAGTTCTACGGACCCGTGCCTGAGATGGTGTGCAAGTTGTCTACCCTGGGGAACTTGTCTTTGGCAGACAACTATTTCACTGTGGTCGGTCCAGAGTGCCAGAAATTGGTTAATAGAAAGATACTTGATGTTAGTAAGAACTGCATTTTGGGCCAACCAAATCAGAGAACAAAGATGGAATGTGCTACTTTCTTCTCCAAGCCTAGAAAGTGTCCCAACGAGAAGGAGATGACTTACATTCCTTGTAAAAGGCCGTATTCAGGTTCAAATGAGAAGAAGACCGATCATCTGCCACGAGCTCCACTATCATATGGTACTCTTATACCACATAGGCTTTGA
- the LOC126586579 gene encoding uncharacterized protein At4g06744-like isoform X40, whose translation MGAFSFISSLLISTLLVHLCLYHCKVEALEIIIGGGGGASPPVPFPKYQDCPPPPPPPCPPPPPSPQPPSPQPSPPPPPSPQTSPPPPPSPQPSPPPPPSPQHSPPPPAPPPPPSPQPVLPPPPPPSPQPSPLPPSPGPFDSDRIKIAYYVIKKFVAKIKSDPRGFAKTWQGANVCKYKGFVCAVHPVYKKRAVSGLDINGAMFEGFNNKLPLRGFLDELPDLVFYHANSNNFTGSVPVNPAMLRYFYELDLSNNKLTGRFPYEVLRAKNLTFLDLRFNFFTGPVPAQVFDLGVDVLFLNNNNFTKQIPDNLGSSPAHYFTFANNKFTGPIPRSIGQASKTLYEVLFLGNKLSGCLPYEIGYLKQATVFDVSSNYLRGPIPASFACLAKIVYLNLAKNKFYGPVPEMVCKLSTLGNLSLADNYFTVVGPECQKLVNRKILDVSKNCILGQPNQRTKMECATFFSKPRKCPNEKEMTYIPCKRPYSGSNEKKTDHLPRAPLSYGTLIPHRL comes from the exons ATGGGTGCCttctctttcatttcttcacTTTTGATCTCAACATTGTTGGTGCATTTATGTTTGTACCATTGTAAGGTTGAAGCCTTGGAGATAATCATAGGTGGAGGAGGAGGTGCCAGCCCTCCTGTTCCTTTCCCCAAATACCAAGACTGTcctcctccccctccccctccaTGCCCACCGCCGCCTCCATCACCACAGC CTCCATCACCACAGC CTTCACCACCGCCGCCTCCATCACCACAGACTTCACCACCACCGCCTCCATCACCACAGCCTTCACCACCGCCGCCTCCATCACCACAGCATTCACCACCGCCACCTGCTCCCCCTCCCCCTCCAAGCCCACAGCCAGTGCTGCCACCACCGCCGCCTCCATCACCACAGCCTTCACCGCTGCCACCTTCCCCCGGCCCCTTTGACAGCGACCGAATTAAAATTGCCTACTATGTGATTAAGAAGTTCGTAGCCAAAATCAAGTCCGACCCAAGGGGCTTCGCAAAGACATGGCAAGGTGCGAACGTTTGCAAATACAAGGGCTTTGTCTGCGCCGTTCATCCTGTCTACAAGAAGAGAGCAGTCTCCGGTTTAGACATCAACGGGGCTATGTTCGAAGGTTTCAACAATAAACTTCCACTCCGTGGCTTCCTTGACGAGTTACCAGACTTGGTGTTTTATCATGCAAACTCCAACAACTTCACAGGCTCAGTCCCGGTAAACCCTGCCATGCTTCGATACTTCTACGAGCTCGATCTCAGCAACAACAAGCTAACTGGAAGGTTTCCGTACGAAGTTTTAAGAGCAAAAAATTTGACATTTTTGGACCTCCGGTTCAACTTCTTTACCGGTCCTGTCCCAGCCCAAGTCTTCGACCTAGGAGTTGATGTGCTCttcctcaacaacaacaatttcaCTAAGCAGATCCCTGACAATCTTGGCTCCTCACCTGCCCATTACTTCACTTTTGCCAACAACAAATTCACCGGTCCGATCCCAAGAAGCATTGGCCAAGCATCCAAAACTCTTTATGAAGTTCTCTTCCTTGGGAACAAACTTTCAG GATGTCTGCCATACGAAATTGGGTACCTTAAACAGGCCACCGTGTTCGATGTAAGTTCCAACTACTTAAGAGGCCCAATACCAGCCTCGTTTGCTTGCTTGGCCAAGATAGTGTATCTAAACTTAGCCAAGAACAAGTTCTACGGACCCGTGCCTGAGATGGTGTGCAAGTTGTCTACCCTGGGGAACTTGTCTTTGGCAGACAACTATTTCACTGTGGTCGGTCCAGAGTGCCAGAAATTGGTTAATAGAAAGATACTTGATGTTAGTAAGAACTGCATTTTGGGCCAACCAAATCAGAGAACAAAGATGGAATGTGCTACTTTCTTCTCCAAGCCTAGAAAGTGTCCCAACGAGAAGGAGATGACTTACATTCCTTGTAAAAGGCCGTATTCAGGTTCAAATGAGAAGAAGACCGATCATCTGCCACGAGCTCCACTATCATATGGTACTCTTATACCACATAGGCTTTGA
- the LOC126586579 gene encoding uncharacterized protein At4g06744-like isoform X28, translated as MGAFSFISSLLISTLLVHLCLYHCKVEALEIIIGGGGGASPPVPFPKYQDCPPPPPPPCPPPPPSPQPPPPSPPSPQPPPPPPPSPQPAPPPPPSPQPPPSPQQTSPPPPPSPQPSPPPPPSPQHSPPPPAPPPPPSPQPVLPPPPPPSPQPSPLPPSPGPFDSDRIKIAYYVIKKFVAKIKSDPRGFAKTWQGANVCKYKGFVCAVHPVYKKRAVSGLDINGAMFEGFNNKLPLRGFLDELPDLVFYHANSNNFTGSVPVNPAMLRYFYELDLSNNKLTGRFPYEVLRAKNLTFLDLRFNFFTGPVPAQVFDLGVDVLFLNNNNFTKQIPDNLGSSPAHYFTFANNKFTGPIPRSIGQASKTLYEVLFLGNKLSGCLPYEIGYLKQATVFDVSSNYLRGPIPASFACLAKIVYLNLAKNKFYGPVPEMVCKLSTLGNLSLADNYFTVVGPECQKLVNRKILDVSKNCILGQPNQRTKMECATFFSKPRKCPNEKEMTYIPCKRPYSGSNEKKTDHLPRAPLSYGTLIPHRL; from the exons ATGGGTGCCttctctttcatttcttcacTTTTGATCTCAACATTGTTGGTGCATTTATGTTTGTACCATTGTAAGGTTGAAGCCTTGGAGATAATCATAGGTGGAGGAGGAGGTGCCAGCCCTCCTGTTCCTTTCCCCAAATACCAAGACTGTcctcctccccctccccctccaTGCCCACCGCCGCCTCCATCACCACAGCCTCCACCACCGTCGCCTCCATCACCACAGCCTCCACCACCGCCGCCTCCATCACCACAGCCTGCACCACCGCCACCTCCATCACCACAGC CGCCTCCATCACCACAGC AGACTTCACCACCACCGCCTCCATCACCACAGCCTTCACCACCGCCGCCTCCATCACCACAGCATTCACCACCGCCACCTGCTCCCCCTCCCCCTCCAAGCCCACAGCCAGTGCTGCCACCACCGCCGCCTCCATCACCACAGCCTTCACCGCTGCCACCTTCCCCCGGCCCCTTTGACAGCGACCGAATTAAAATTGCCTACTATGTGATTAAGAAGTTCGTAGCCAAAATCAAGTCCGACCCAAGGGGCTTCGCAAAGACATGGCAAGGTGCGAACGTTTGCAAATACAAGGGCTTTGTCTGCGCCGTTCATCCTGTCTACAAGAAGAGAGCAGTCTCCGGTTTAGACATCAACGGGGCTATGTTCGAAGGTTTCAACAATAAACTTCCACTCCGTGGCTTCCTTGACGAGTTACCAGACTTGGTGTTTTATCATGCAAACTCCAACAACTTCACAGGCTCAGTCCCGGTAAACCCTGCCATGCTTCGATACTTCTACGAGCTCGATCTCAGCAACAACAAGCTAACTGGAAGGTTTCCGTACGAAGTTTTAAGAGCAAAAAATTTGACATTTTTGGACCTCCGGTTCAACTTCTTTACCGGTCCTGTCCCAGCCCAAGTCTTCGACCTAGGAGTTGATGTGCTCttcctcaacaacaacaatttcaCTAAGCAGATCCCTGACAATCTTGGCTCCTCACCTGCCCATTACTTCACTTTTGCCAACAACAAATTCACCGGTCCGATCCCAAGAAGCATTGGCCAAGCATCCAAAACTCTTTATGAAGTTCTCTTCCTTGGGAACAAACTTTCAG GATGTCTGCCATACGAAATTGGGTACCTTAAACAGGCCACCGTGTTCGATGTAAGTTCCAACTACTTAAGAGGCCCAATACCAGCCTCGTTTGCTTGCTTGGCCAAGATAGTGTATCTAAACTTAGCCAAGAACAAGTTCTACGGACCCGTGCCTGAGATGGTGTGCAAGTTGTCTACCCTGGGGAACTTGTCTTTGGCAGACAACTATTTCACTGTGGTCGGTCCAGAGTGCCAGAAATTGGTTAATAGAAAGATACTTGATGTTAGTAAGAACTGCATTTTGGGCCAACCAAATCAGAGAACAAAGATGGAATGTGCTACTTTCTTCTCCAAGCCTAGAAAGTGTCCCAACGAGAAGGAGATGACTTACATTCCTTGTAAAAGGCCGTATTCAGGTTCAAATGAGAAGAAGACCGATCATCTGCCACGAGCTCCACTATCATATGGTACTCTTATACCACATAGGCTTTGA